A part of Candidatus Aminicenantes bacterium genomic DNA contains:
- a CDS encoding carboxypeptidase regulatory-like domain-containing protein codes for MKKFLVAIVLSCLLLPGLILAQGVTSAALTGTVLDSDGKPLPGATVKAVHTPSGTPFETTTRLDGRFDILGARVGGPYTVTATMPGFTAQSQTDIILKLSESRSLKFTLAQEKLNVDVSVTAPNPVISQSRTGAEQNISTTVIETMPSIGRSFDDFARISPQIDPRGSGAVSAAGRSNKYNSIQIDGAVNNDLFGLSSSGTPGLSAPISLDAVQEFEIVLAPYDVRYGGFTGAGLNAITRSGTNRFSGSAYYFGRNENYVGKGPDNTKYGTFSEKQYGLRLGGPIIKDKLFFFLSAEMGRRNVPTTYVIDDSGTSNDFGGANITVADAQRFVDILKSKYGYDPGGFGAGYRKVNNDNDKLFFRLDYNINSKNRLTLRHNYINGLQVFNPSKASSSVFPFGDDYYTSRSKTNSTVLQLHSTLSRDLFNELIVNYTTIRDAREIGSDLFPQVNVLVNGGYRLTAGSEQYSGANALNQNILEITDNLTWSLGNHMLTIGTHNEFFKFSNLYIRNLYGYWEFSSLNNFENGIASRYYHDFYTANPSEQWAAGFSVAQLGGYVGDKWSIRPNLALTLGVRLDVPIINSTPAANPLVNTVFGIRTDQAATGNLMFSPRLGFNWDMFNDKSTQVRGGVGIFSGRTPYVWISNQFANTGMEFTRLDIKNPAFAFVADPLNQPAAGVGTTSEIDLIDKDFKYPQVMRANLAVDHELPFGIIGTLEFVYSRNLSEILYQNLNLRATGETGMGGRTMYKRDVSTSFTDVIYLTNSTQGYQYNVSLQLQKNFSDKSWLSAYYTYGQAKDVNSGTSSQAASNFVYNPIRYNVNQPELTWSNYDVRHRFGAAFSWQIKLFAKAPTSLSMFYGARSGRPYSTTYNYFDANGDGATGNDLVYVPASLSEVIFTNSSGVALADQEGNWATFDAFIKGDPGLNDYRGKIVPRNSSREPWLHSLDARLSQDLPIPALKDNQLQLTVDIINLINLIDRNKGLYYYVSSQNDIPWTSYGIDAATGKMKIGWTNRTSRYALSQLGSRWQVQLGIRYKFN; via the coding sequence ATGAAAAAATTTCTTGTTGCGATCGTCCTTAGTTGTTTGCTTCTGCCCGGGCTGATCCTGGCCCAGGGCGTGACCAGCGCCGCTCTTACCGGCACGGTGCTGGACTCCGACGGCAAGCCCCTGCCGGGCGCGACCGTTAAGGCCGTCCACACTCCGTCCGGAACCCCCTTCGAAACGACCACCCGCCTCGACGGCCGGTTCGACATCCTCGGGGCCCGCGTCGGCGGCCCCTACACCGTCACCGCGACCATGCCGGGATTCACGGCCCAGTCGCAGACGGACATCATCCTGAAGCTGAGCGAAAGCCGCAGCTTGAAGTTCACCCTGGCTCAGGAGAAGCTCAACGTCGACGTCTCGGTCACCGCCCCCAACCCGGTGATCAGCCAGTCGCGCACGGGCGCCGAGCAGAACATCAGCACGACCGTCATCGAGACCATGCCCTCGATCGGCCGCAGCTTCGACGACTTCGCCCGCATCTCCCCCCAGATCGACCCCCGCGGCAGCGGCGCCGTCTCGGCCGCCGGCCGCAGCAATAAGTACAACTCGATCCAGATCGACGGCGCCGTCAACAACGACCTGTTCGGCCTGAGCAGCAGCGGCACGCCCGGCCTGTCCGCCCCGATCTCGCTCGACGCCGTGCAGGAGTTCGAGATCGTCCTGGCGCCCTATGACGTGCGCTACGGCGGGTTCACCGGAGCCGGCCTGAACGCCATCACCCGCTCCGGCACCAACAGGTTCAGCGGTTCGGCCTATTACTTCGGCCGCAACGAGAATTACGTCGGCAAAGGCCCGGACAACACCAAGTACGGCACCTTCTCCGAAAAGCAGTACGGCCTCCGCCTGGGCGGCCCGATCATCAAGGACAAGCTGTTCTTCTTCCTCAGCGCCGAGATGGGACGCCGCAACGTCCCTACGACCTACGTCATCGACGACAGCGGCACCTCCAACGACTTCGGCGGGGCCAACATCACCGTCGCCGACGCCCAGCGCTTCGTCGACATCCTGAAGAGCAAGTACGGCTACGATCCCGGCGGATTCGGGGCCGGCTACCGCAAGGTCAACAACGACAACGACAAGCTCTTCTTCCGCCTCGACTATAACATCAACAGCAAGAACCGGCTGACCCTGCGCCACAACTACATCAACGGCTTGCAGGTCTTCAACCCCTCCAAGGCCTCGAGCTCGGTTTTCCCCTTCGGCGACGACTACTACACCAGCCGAAGCAAGACCAACTCGACGGTTCTCCAGTTGCACAGCACGCTCAGCCGCGACCTGTTCAACGAGCTGATCGTCAACTACACCACGATTCGCGACGCGCGTGAGATCGGCTCCGACCTCTTCCCCCAGGTCAACGTCCTGGTCAACGGCGGCTACCGCCTGACCGCCGGCTCCGAGCAGTACTCGGGCGCCAACGCTCTGAACCAGAACATCCTCGAGATCACCGACAACCTGACCTGGTCGCTGGGCAACCACATGTTGACCATCGGCACCCACAACGAGTTTTTCAAGTTCAGCAACCTCTATATCCGCAACCTTTACGGGTATTGGGAGTTCTCGAGCCTGAACAACTTCGAGAACGGGATCGCCTCGCGGTATTACCATGACTTCTACACCGCCAACCCCTCCGAGCAATGGGCGGCCGGGTTCAGCGTGGCCCAACTCGGCGGCTACGTCGGCGACAAGTGGTCCATTCGGCCTAACCTGGCCCTGACCCTCGGCGTGCGCTTGGACGTGCCGATCATCAACAGCACGCCCGCCGCCAACCCGCTGGTCAACACCGTCTTCGGCATCCGGACGGACCAGGCGGCCACGGGCAACCTGATGTTCTCGCCCCGCCTCGGCTTCAACTGGGATATGTTCAACGACAAGTCCACCCAGGTTCGCGGCGGCGTCGGCATCTTCTCCGGCCGCACTCCCTATGTCTGGATCTCCAACCAGTTCGCCAACACCGGCATGGAGTTCACCCGCCTCGACATCAAGAACCCGGCCTTTGCCTTCGTAGCGGACCCCCTGAACCAGCCCGCCGCGGGCGTCGGGACGACCAGCGAGATCGACCTGATCGATAAGGACTTCAAGTATCCCCAGGTCATGCGGGCCAACCTGGCCGTCGACCACGAACTGCCCTTCGGTATCATCGGGACCCTGGAGTTCGTCTACTCCCGCAACCTGAGTGAGATCCTCTACCAGAATCTCAACCTGCGCGCCACCGGGGAAACCGGAATGGGCGGCCGCACCATGTACAAACGCGACGTCTCGACCAGCTTCACCGACGTCATTTACCTGACCAACAGCACTCAGGGCTACCAGTACAACGTCTCGCTGCAGCTCCAGAAGAACTTCAGCGACAAGTCCTGGTTGAGCGCCTATTACACCTACGGCCAGGCCAAGGACGTCAACTCCGGCACGTCCTCCCAGGCCGCGTCCAACTTCGTCTACAACCCGATCCGCTACAACGTCAACCAGCCCGAGCTGACCTGGTCCAACTACGACGTGCGCCATCGCTTCGGCGCCGCCTTCTCCTGGCAGATCAAGCTCTTCGCCAAGGCCCCGACGAGCCTCAGCATGTTCTACGGCGCCCGCTCCGGCCGGCCGTACTCGACCACCTACAACTACTTTGACGCTAACGGCGACGGCGCCACGGGCAACGACCTGGTCTATGTGCCTGCCAGCCTGTCCGAAGTCATCTTCACCAACAGCAGCGGCGTGGCCCTGGCCGATCAGGAAGGCAACTGGGCGACGTTCGACGCGTTCATCAAGGGCGACCCCGGCCTGAACGACTATCGCGGCAAGATCGTGCCGCGCAACTCGAGCCGCGAGCCTTGGCTCCACAGCCTGGACGCTCGCCTGTCCCAGGATCTCCCGATCCCCGCCCTCAAGGACAACCAGCTTCAGCTCACGGTCGACATCATCAACCTGATCAACCTGATCGACCGCAACAAGGGTTTGTACTACTACGTCAGCAGCCAGAACGACATCCCCTGGACGAGCTACGGCATCGACGCCGCCACCGGCAAGATGAAGATCGGCTGGACGAATCGCACCAGCCGCTACGCTCTGAGCCAGCTCGGATCCCGCTGGCAGGTCCAGTTGGGCATCCGCTACAAGTTCAACTGA
- a CDS encoding purine-nucleoside phosphorylase: MMEAADFIRTACPLPPRVGVILGSGLGEFADSVAEPSGVAYSAIPHFKTAGVAGHAGRLVLGRVGSVSVAVLQGRIHYYEGHEIDEVVFPVRVLAALGVRSLLLTNAAGGINRDFRPGDLMVIRDHINLTGVNPLRGRNDDRLGPRFPDMSTLYDPAFQEIIVAALLEMGHPARRGIYAGLAGPSYETPAEIRMLAALGADAVGMSTVAEAIAARHMGLRVAGISCITNLAAGVSAQPLRHSEVTETAERVKGDFIRLLNRVVPQLA; this comes from the coding sequence ATGATGGAAGCGGCCGACTTCATCAGGACGGCTTGCCCGCTGCCGCCCCGGGTGGGAGTGATCCTGGGTTCGGGACTGGGGGAATTCGCCGATTCGGTTGCCGAGCCGAGTGGGGTCGCCTACTCCGCCATTCCCCATTTCAAAACCGCCGGCGTCGCCGGCCACGCTGGCCGCCTGGTGCTGGGTCGGGTCGGCTCGGTTTCCGTTGCCGTCTTGCAGGGGCGCATCCACTACTATGAGGGACACGAGATCGACGAGGTGGTCTTTCCGGTGCGGGTTCTGGCCGCGCTGGGGGTCCGCAGCCTGCTGCTGACCAACGCCGCCGGGGGCATCAACCGCGACTTCCGGCCCGGAGACTTGATGGTCATCCGCGATCACATCAACCTGACGGGCGTCAACCCGCTGCGCGGGAGGAACGACGATCGCCTGGGGCCGCGCTTCCCCGACATGAGCACCCTCTACGATCCGGCCTTCCAGGAGATCATCGTCGCCGCCCTGCTCGAAATGGGGCACCCGGCCCGCCGCGGCATCTATGCGGGCCTGGCCGGACCCTCCTACGAGACACCGGCCGAGATCCGCATGCTGGCCGCCCTGGGCGCCGACGCCGTGGGCATGTCCACCGTGGCCGAGGCCATCGCCGCCCGCCATATGGGGCTTCGCGTGGCCGGAATTTCCTGCATCACTAACCTGGCCGCCGGCGTTTCGGCCCAGCCGCTCCGCCACTCCGAAGTGACCGAAACCGCCGAGCGCGTCAAGGGCGACTTCATCCGCCTGCTGAACCGAGTCGTGCCCCAGCTCGCCTAA